A portion of the Granulosicoccus antarcticus IMCC3135 genome contains these proteins:
- a CDS encoding type 1 glutamine amidotransferase produces the protein MTRSSAPYLFVKHSSNWNVDRCTRWMIANDKTVDWCYPVTGESFPDLHDYAGVIVFGGANSANDCSDYDWVRRELVFVEECLKQDIPFFGICLGAQILARVLGARVRPHEHDIKEVGFHQVDPVAEDPEFLSKPLTVMQWHSEGFDLPPDTQRIATGKDFPNQGYRLNDHVLGVQFHPEVNSDVLAIWHERNRLKSPGQLSDEQRARMMADAHLHDESVTQWLDIFLRGWTR, from the coding sequence ATGACTCGTAGTTCCGCGCCTTATCTGTTTGTCAAACATTCCTCAAACTGGAATGTGGATCGCTGTACTCGCTGGATGATTGCCAACGACAAGACCGTCGATTGGTGTTATCCGGTGACCGGCGAGTCCTTTCCCGACCTGCATGATTATGCAGGTGTTATTGTTTTTGGCGGCGCCAACAGTGCCAACGACTGTAGCGACTACGATTGGGTGCGGCGGGAGCTGGTTTTTGTTGAGGAGTGCCTGAAGCAGGACATCCCGTTTTTTGGTATTTGTCTGGGCGCTCAGATCCTGGCCAGAGTGCTCGGTGCACGGGTTCGTCCGCATGAGCATGATATCAAGGAGGTCGGCTTTCACCAGGTAGACCCGGTAGCGGAGGATCCTGAATTTCTGAGCAAACCGCTGACGGTCATGCAATGGCATTCAGAAGGTTTTGATCTGCCGCCTGATACGCAGCGTATTGCCACTGGGAAGGATTTTCCCAACCAGGGGTATCGGCTCAATGACCATGTGCTGGGTGTGCAGTTTCATCCCGAAGTCAATTCGGATGTGCTGGCCATCTGGCACGAACGTAATCGTTTGAAGTCTCCGGGACAGCTCAGTGATGAGCAGCGCGCCAGAATGATGGCCGATGCGCATCTGCATGATGAAAGCGTTACACAGTGGCTCGATATCTTCCTTAGAGGCTGGACTCGATAG
- a CDS encoding Ig-like domain-containing protein, with product MKKRVALYLSTASSCLLLSACGWVDSTGSQSETVAVTNVYLGDLRIDGPSSLQEQVTHGFTVNRDFSSQTDKTYSWSEEPLEQGKLASCAEIEGFNIELAADSLAEACTDPTQCTLAFEPVDQAGEESSDGNGSEGGEFELPVPQLQASVGLTYKLTVTESAQSSTSDYDFCLIAINEAPVAENDTFVVLEGERTVFAADELNLLSNDSDDVDVSNFPLEILPELEEAPTKAAEFELGDDGSFVYESSLTGIVTDQFDSFEYQLSDGVHVSTATATIRIVAANQAPELIDDIPDLEAIEGVPFVENLSLYFVDPEEADLSFEFSDDSVLPDDGTLALSVDGVLSGIPDEDDVGSHVLTLIVSDGGASVETLITLLIDPAPIEVENTAPEYIAGSVISRTVDLGDAMIPITPAFVDEDGDTLTFAIIGSSDLPDGVEIDEDTGVISGEPEEITNVRNLRIEATDPSGESAVSGLFFIRVR from the coding sequence GTGAAAAAACGAGTTGCGCTATACCTGAGTACTGCCTCGTCATGCTTGCTGTTAAGTGCTTGTGGCTGGGTGGATTCAACCGGGTCACAGAGCGAGACTGTTGCGGTCACTAATGTTTACCTGGGTGATTTGCGAATAGATGGTCCTTCGTCTCTGCAAGAGCAGGTAACCCACGGTTTTACGGTAAATCGGGATTTCAGCTCCCAGACTGACAAGACGTACAGCTGGAGCGAGGAGCCGTTGGAGCAGGGCAAACTTGCCAGTTGCGCCGAGATTGAGGGATTCAATATCGAGCTGGCGGCGGATTCTCTGGCTGAGGCCTGTACAGATCCGACACAGTGTACTTTGGCTTTCGAGCCGGTCGATCAGGCCGGTGAGGAGTCGTCAGATGGCAACGGTAGTGAGGGGGGCGAGTTCGAACTGCCGGTACCGCAGCTCCAGGCATCCGTGGGTTTGACGTATAAGCTGACTGTGACTGAGTCAGCACAAAGCAGTACCAGCGATTATGATTTCTGTCTGATTGCGATCAATGAGGCACCCGTAGCGGAAAACGATACTTTTGTGGTGCTGGAAGGTGAACGCACGGTTTTTGCCGCAGATGAGCTCAATTTGCTGAGCAATGACAGTGATGATGTGGATGTCAGCAATTTTCCGCTTGAAATTTTACCGGAGCTGGAAGAGGCGCCCACCAAAGCGGCCGAGTTCGAGCTGGGAGACGATGGCTCCTTTGTCTATGAATCCAGCCTGACAGGTATTGTCACCGACCAGTTCGACAGCTTTGAATACCAGCTCAGCGATGGCGTGCATGTTTCCACCGCAACGGCAACAATTCGTATTGTTGCGGCCAATCAGGCACCAGAGCTGATCGATGACATTCCGGATCTGGAGGCCATCGAAGGGGTGCCCTTTGTAGAAAATCTGAGTTTGTATTTCGTGGATCCTGAAGAGGCTGATCTGAGCTTTGAATTTTCAGACGATTCTGTACTGCCTGACGACGGCACATTGGCATTGAGTGTGGATGGCGTTTTGTCGGGTATCCCTGATGAAGACGACGTCGGTAGTCATGTGTTGACGTTGATTGTCAGTGATGGCGGTGCCAGCGTGGAAACGTTGATTACTCTGCTGATCGACCCTGCACCGATTGAGGTCGAAAATACAGCGCCTGAATACATCGCTGGCTCTGTGATCAGCCGTACCGTAGATCTGGGTGATGCGATGATCCCGATCACTCCTGCTTTTGTCGATGAGGATGGCGACACGTTGACGTTTGCGATTATCGGTAGCAGCGATCTACCGGATGGCGTAGAAATTGATGAGGACACAGGTGTAATTTCCGGTGAGCCTGAAGAGATCACCAATGTGAGGAACTTGCGGATAGAGGCAACAGATCCTTCCGGTGAATCCGCAGTCTCCGGTTTATTTTTCATACGTGTGCGATAG
- a CDS encoding nucleoside hydrolase, which translates to MHKIIIDTDPGVDDTMAIAYALAHPDIELLGLTTVFGNINIDYSTRNGQYVLDVLGAETVAVARGASIPSVQSPLPHADFVHGADGLGNVYPGSEPGKAAATAATLRADARHATIEPVDAADFIIQCARQFPGEVTLVAIGPLTNVAEAYRREPALPSLVAGLVIMGGTVDEPGNVSPVSEANFLNDPHAADALLAADWPTTIVGLDVTHRIMLTDSHLKQLDEQAGETGSLIWNSSRFYVDFYTQSGAAKDAEEPQCAMHDAAAVAYVLIPDAFTVVRGGARVIPDGMAIGQLALDRKGYAYAVPHWQDRPATSVCMAVESDRVREHFLQTIIKHHKR; encoded by the coding sequence ATGCACAAGATTATTATTGATACTGATCCCGGTGTGGACGACACCATGGCCATTGCCTATGCGCTGGCGCACCCGGATATCGAGCTACTGGGCCTTACAACGGTTTTTGGTAATATCAATATCGATTATTCCACCCGTAATGGTCAGTATGTTCTGGACGTGCTTGGGGCGGAAACCGTTGCGGTTGCTCGTGGGGCATCCATTCCCAGCGTCCAGTCACCGTTACCTCATGCGGATTTCGTTCACGGTGCCGATGGTCTGGGCAATGTGTACCCGGGCAGTGAGCCGGGCAAGGCGGCAGCGACAGCGGCAACTTTGCGCGCCGATGCTCGCCACGCAACGATCGAACCGGTCGATGCTGCCGATTTCATCATCCAGTGCGCGCGACAGTTTCCTGGGGAAGTAACCCTGGTGGCCATCGGGCCTTTGACCAATGTGGCTGAAGCCTATCGCCGCGAACCGGCACTGCCGAGTCTGGTGGCGGGTCTTGTCATCATGGGCGGCACGGTGGATGAGCCTGGTAACGTATCGCCGGTCAGTGAAGCCAATTTTCTGAATGATCCACACGCGGCTGATGCCTTGCTGGCCGCTGACTGGCCCACCACGATAGTCGGACTCGATGTTACCCATCGCATCATGCTGACCGACAGTCACTTGAAGCAACTTGACGAGCAGGCGGGTGAGACCGGTTCTCTGATCTGGAACAGCAGCCGCTTCTATGTGGATTTCTACACTCAAAGTGGTGCTGCCAAGGATGCCGAAGAGCCACAGTGCGCCATGCACGATGCTGCTGCCGTGGCCTATGTGCTGATTCCTGATGCTTTTACTGTTGTACGTGGCGGCGCACGAGTTATTCCTGACGGTATGGCAATTGGGCAGCTTGCTTTGGACAGGAAGGGCTATGCTTATGCTGTGCCCCATTGGCAAGATCGACCAGCAACCTCCGTGTGCATGGCTGTCGAGTCGGATCGGGTACGTGAGCATTTTCTGCAGACGATCATCAAACACCACAAGAGATGA
- a CDS encoding ribokinase: MKVFNFGSINVDMVYRVPHLVQPGETLASRTLETVLGGKGANQSVALARAGVEVHHIGRIGVSDQWATEQMAAAGVGMEAVEQIEGPSGHAIIQVDDHGENSIILHGGANQSFNREVLEKQLAGAERGDWLLMQNECNDIEVAFDIAQKRGLAIAFNPAPMSDNVRQLPLERCSVLIVNETEALDLAETQDADEALAVLAERYPETRLVLTLGSKGALLQHAGNQVREAALPVKVVDTTGAGDTFVGYFLAGLIQGLDEPSALQRACRAAALSVTVAGATPSIPTISVVDRSQDNS, encoded by the coding sequence ATGAAAGTTTTCAATTTCGGCTCTATCAATGTAGACATGGTGTACCGGGTTCCTCACCTGGTGCAACCGGGCGAGACGCTGGCCAGCCGAACCCTGGAAACGGTGTTGGGTGGCAAGGGTGCCAATCAGTCCGTTGCACTGGCGCGTGCCGGCGTGGAAGTGCACCATATAGGACGTATTGGTGTCAGCGATCAGTGGGCCACAGAGCAGATGGCCGCGGCTGGCGTGGGAATGGAGGCGGTGGAGCAGATTGAAGGGCCCAGCGGTCATGCCATTATCCAGGTGGATGACCATGGTGAGAATTCCATTATTCTGCACGGCGGTGCAAATCAGAGCTTCAATCGCGAAGTGCTGGAAAAACAGTTGGCAGGCGCTGAGCGCGGCGACTGGTTGCTCATGCAGAACGAATGCAATGATATCGAGGTTGCCTTTGATATTGCGCAGAAACGAGGGCTGGCTATTGCTTTCAACCCCGCCCCCATGTCCGATAACGTTCGTCAACTACCTCTGGAACGTTGCTCGGTTCTGATTGTTAATGAAACCGAAGCGCTTGATCTGGCAGAAACACAAGACGCCGACGAGGCGCTGGCTGTGCTGGCTGAGCGTTACCCTGAAACACGGTTGGTATTGACACTGGGTTCAAAGGGTGCCCTGTTACAACATGCGGGTAATCAGGTCCGTGAGGCGGCATTGCCTGTCAAGGTAGTTGATACTACCGGGGCGGGGGATACCTTTGTGGGATACTTCCTGGCGGGCCTCATTCAAGGGCTGGATGAGCCAAGTGCCTTGCAAAGGGCGTGTCGGGCTGCTGCATTGTCAGTGACCGTAGCCGGCGCAACGCCCAGCATTCCGACCATCTCTGTTGTAGACAGATCTCAGGACAATTCATAG